The Victivallis sp. Marseille-Q1083 DNA window ATCCCTGCTTTGTACTGGCGCCGCAGTGTCCGGCCGATGCCGCCTGGGGCAGTTGGGGAAAGCCTGCCGATCAGCCTTCCCGGCAGTTGCGGCAGGTTCTGGCGATAATCCGGCAGGTGATGAAAACTGAGCCGATCGATCCGCGGCGCGTTTATGTGACCGGCGTATCGATGGGCGGCAACGGCACCTGGGAAATGCTGCGGTTTCATCCGGAATTGTTTGCTGCTGCGGCGCCGGTGTGCGGCTGGGGCGTGCCGGAGGCGGCCGGCGGATTTGCCGGCAAGCCGGTCTGGGCGTTTCACGGCGCCGATGATCCGGTGGTCGAGCCGGCAGGGTCGCGCCGGATGGTCGAGGCGATCGAAGCGGCCGGCGGCAAAGCGAAATATACCGAATATCCGACCGTCAAGCACAATTCCTGGATCAATGCCTACCATGATCCGGCTTTCTACCAATGGCTGTTCGGGCAGGAACTCGGCGAGGAGCCGGTGGTGCCGGAATTGGCACAATGAATTGTGTCAATTTGTCCCACTTGTGACAGCTCGCTCGGCCCGAAATGTGTCACCGGACCGGATGACCCGGCTTTAACTGGTTGAATGTCACGTTTTGAAAAAATTGGCATGCTATTTGCTGAAACTTCAACCGTAATATTTGAAAATT harbors:
- a CDS encoding PHB depolymerase family esterase, giving the protein MKMLKRIGLSAWLATGLVLQGGAAVAEETAATAAQMSVEQNFLGLVYRDAEGSMPYRLFVPKEEKAGVRYPLLVFLHGAGERGDDNVAQLTHAAWFAQPMVQNEYPCFVLAPQCPADAAWGSWGKPADQPSRQLRQVLAIIRQVMKTEPIDPRRVYVTGVSMGGNGTWEMLRFHPELFAAAAPVCGWGVPEAAGGFAGKPVWAFHGADDPVVEPAGSRRMVEAIEAAGGKAKYTEYPTVKHNSWINAYHDPAFYQWLFGQELGEEPVVPELAQ